ATGTAGAGAATGATTTTCTTACAGCATGAAATGTAATACAACATCTGTCAAACCAAATCACTGTAAATCTGATACATTATTGAACCTAAATGACCTAAAGTACCATTTTTTTAAAAGgcaaataaaaatgctttataaaaaggtttaaatgttcatgtttttgtgaaTTCAAATAAAGCGTTAACAAGATTATAGTCTGTCTAGCATTAAAAAAGGCGAGCGTCTCGTATATAATCTTGTATCTTTGCCTTAAAAACTCACAGTTTAACAGTAAAGCTCCAAATGATttccctaaatatatatatatatatgctcctaTGAAAGGTTTTGTGTTCATTACTTCACGTGTATCCTATACTCAAACATTTCCAAAATATACTTGTAAAGTGATCCAGTGTGGAAATGTAACTGTTCTTGTAATGTCAGGATTTACATGGTTTAAGAGTGGATATCCTTCCTAAATAACTGCAGCAAACAGTTTCAAATCCTGCCTCCTGAAGAGGCAACTAACTAGTTAAAAGTCTGCACACAAGAAACAGCCTGATTACAGTAAGAGTCCGATCTGAATATTTGAACACAAATAGTGCAGGAAAGTGGCCAAGCATAAAATATGGCTCCTGCATGTGAATTGCAAATTTGATTTATTCAGAAGCTGTTGAAAAAACAACGTTCTGAGAGGCTGAATTGTCGAACAGCAAAGGTTACTGTGGGCTGCTAATAAATTGCATGTCAGAAATGCTTTGTTTCACATCAAGCCCCATAAATTACTGGAGCAAGAATTGAAAGACAAATTGGAAGAGTAACGAAAGCCAATAATATGGCTGGTGGAGAAACTAATCCATTAAGACCTGAGGGGCCGAGAGAGCCTCAGAAGGGACCTGGAAGCTCTATCTATTGAAATGGAAATTAGGAGAGATACGAAAATGTGTCATGTCATTTTAACAGAGAAAAGCAGAAAGCATTTCACTTCTGCCtcttcatttgtgtttgtgtgtgttcttttgtGGGTTAACCTGTGTTTATGACATATGTAGGACAATTTTAACACAACTGAATTATTACataaatcatgaaaaaataaaggCATAGAGAAATAATAGAAAGGCACATCAGGCTTTTTGCATCTTGGCCGGTAAAAATTTACTTTCTATAgatgagaaaaatatatttaaactatatcTTCAACACTGCACACACTCACATTATCCTCCTCATGTCAGCAGTCCTGATAAAACACTGTGAATTTAAACTCTTTTAAAACAGATTAATTTTCTCTTTATCACTGGTGGCCGTTCATATAACGTTTCAGATTATACTTATATTCATAACATATCTATgctgatttaaatgcaaaaacccTCATCTTCTGATTTATAACACTCTAAAATGATGGCTCATTCTTATataagaaaaaatgcaaatgtcaAAAGAAATGTGAACTATTATAACATCGAAAATTTTTAAATTCTAACAAAAATAGGCAGAATACTGGATGCAAAGCATGTAAACTGCAGCACATGGATGAAAACATAAGAATTAAACACCTTTTGTCAtataaaagtgtaattttaaaagtgtatcaGAGAAGCTAATCTGaataactattcatttaaatgtaaggtCCATTGTTAAGTTTAAAGGTACAGTACactcaaaaatttaaatgtgcTGAAAAATTACAGATTTGGAGAATGAGTGTCATAAAGCATAAAGAACCAATTAGAATGTGCTTGGAATATAAAGCATTAGATATTGATTATGATACTGGCATCTCAATGAAGCGGACTGCAAATGAGtcatttgagtgaatgattcaatgactcacttaagAGATTTTGTTActgaacacaataaaatatatttagatatatacatttataatgggAAATGCAAATAAAGTAATTCTGCTTTTTGTCTTTTAACAACATTTCAAATCAAGCATGATTTCTAGAAAAAGTGGTTGATTTTGTCTTGAAATGTatgtgaagttaaaagtacgatcttatgctttggaatgtagtgaagtaaaagtaaaagttactcaaaataaaactactccagtaaagtacagatacgtgaaaaatgtacttaagtacagtaacgaactaaagctactccgttactctCCACCACTGCTTAcaagtctatttatttattttaagcacatAAAtttgtgcttatatatatatatatgtatatatatatatatatatatatatatatatatatatatatatatatatatatatatatatatatatatatatatatatatatgtgcttgtgcttatattatatatatatatatatatatatatatatatatatatatatatatatatatatatataaataataattttaattaatttattctgccAGTGTAACAATAAGAGGTAAACAaagcatttataatatattagtttaaaaaacttttaatgGTTAATGGAAAAGGTCACATTTAATTAAGactgtaaaacagaaaaaaatcctagtgagtaataaatggatttaaatccCCAACCATAAACAAGAGGATGACAATAATGGTGATGAGCCAAAGCCTGGAAACTGGACATCACAAGGGAAATGGGCTCtgcttaattaaatgtaattaagcaGCAATCAAAAAGACGCCTGCAGCTGCAGGTCACATGTAGGAAGTGGCAAAGTGAGACATCCTGGAGCCTGCTGGGGTGAAGGGCCAGACTACAGGCTGCTGAAGTGGACACGGAGGACGCTGGTGTCTGTCACAGTGGAGAAAGATTAATGATGGCCTGAGCCTAATCTCACTTACCAGCTATTCCCTGCTGACCGGAGGCTGCTCCAAACAGTGTGTACTCCACCAGTCCACCATTTAGTAAGAGCCAAAGAAATAGAGACGCATCTATTCACACTTTTGCTAAAACAGCCTTGTCTGGTATATGCAAATCAGAGACAGGCGAAATTTGTAATTTGCAATCATGATATGGCACAgacattaaaaaagtattttctgctTAGTCCGTAAACTTACAAACCTTGTAAACTTTAGTcttttagcagatgtttttatctaaagtgacttacaaatatgaaaaacggaagcaaatcaaaataataataaaaaaaaatgagcaaTGATAAGCAAATTTatgtgcttaaaataaataaatagactgtaaacagtggtggacagtaacggagtagctttagttcgttactgtacttaagtacatttttcacgtatctgtactttactggagtagttttattttgagtaacttttacttttacttcactacattccaaagcataagatcgttcttttaacttcactacatttcataaaacatatcgttaatCCCtataatagggcttgggcgtcgtgacgtcattacttggcgtggccgccacgttgactgcctcctttactgccactcggactactgcgcagtgtttagacataatccctctcatccgtgtgtcttaatttgattaattaaaaatctatttaaacaattttcaaccattgctgtattgtggggtgtaatagcgcaacacataatcgccatggggaaaataaaattaaaatggattcaCTTTACattgctttcctgcttggaggcgcgactacggagaccataacatctaaatattattttatatagcttaagtcaacattgaaaataagggaaatttctcgagttactcatccaaaatacgggaaatttcaacattcatctttttgttgctatccctctgttGACAGCAaaaactaacgttaagcgatttgtggagctaggtctaacgtgactttagttacagattggcgtgaaatcgtgctctcacaaaaACCACGCTATCTttaaaagcccaacatcacgctaagcttgctttcaagtaagaaaaattatcctttaaaaaaatctgtttcgctggaaggacaaggagtagcaacaggacaacaacacagagacttgacaggtccgaTAGAagagctaacgggatattttacaggaaaatactaaaccgggaagacagcggggaaggagctcaaatacgtgagaacccccGGAAAAAACAGGAGAgttgacagctactaactacatttttgaaacacattgttaaaagtccacttgtgaatggttgttagcactagcgtttactaaactagcagctaggtaacgTTAGAGCGCAGCTTACCGGATTAATGTATACTGTTTGCCGCTGTTCCGGGGTTCTATGatctgcagctcctgaacccatccatttgtgaactgtacatgagacttcaatgacttgtagcttcggaattattctgaagtgtaggcactcacaaaacaaacaaggtagccgaagatatctgtaatgcaaaagtgcgaCAAGTCTcagtcggtactccactatttgttgggaatttcatatggatccaaaccgttaatagagccgattttgtccacataccggtccctgacatccctatttagcgtatccctataaatcccacaaccttttcgcgattttgacatctttttttctttctcccaactctgctcttctcgttcaacttgctgtatgtttacattcgcgaagctGGCAACATCAACAtagccgccacgtcccagaatgcaactcggcgcccaagccctattgagaatgagaagtcacgtgccgatttgggttgatttgggaggggtctgagccggtcggccctgatggaaggatacgctatctgttgccaggggcaatgccttcagaacttcacagaggcgcgactaaacatttcagagcgctttcatttttgcgcatttattttgtcagcggaacagatcgagacggatctacgaatacgcgaaagaaaaggaagaaagtaaagcaatgcaaaaacataaggtgaaagaaaggggaccttacaggaacaagctcacaccaagcgcaaaacagcggtgtttggagaagctctcaggcatccaaaatatcgacccatacaagctccctgcagcagcacagagacctggaccatttacctcagtgcacacatatggacattgggaactATATTGTTTACGATGcaagtcactttgcattcacgctgttaatggcttaatctaacccggacatttacatctaGCAATCACatatttaactaccctagctaacccagaactggtttgtccactttgcagcccccaacaaaaaaaaacctggtacagtatgtgtcattgggttaaaatcaaattataactaaacatacacagctttagcctacatcaaaatatgttggaaacgttcgtatacattgaacatctcgttacaatctagtgttcattcgcagttaattactttgccattttggtcaagaagtgcattctaaatgcaatgtaattacaatacgctaaaacgcatgtgaataaacttactttggccagtacaacactgttgtcatcacctgctgtagatggacccagccacagcagaaagcctcgtaactctCCAAAGACTTGtgacttttaaactcctgcattgtgtagtaacttaaaccaaaaaaatatataattcccaatgtccatatgtgtgcatggaggtaaatggtccaggtctctgtgctgctgcagggagctcgtatgggtcgatattttgtatgcttgagagcttctccaaataccgctgttttgcgcttggtgtaacctaaaaaaactgtattccattgttcctatgttttccatatgtatcgtgtgaggtactgcagccgtttttaacgcagcagtaacttccaggcatggtaaaacagtgcagaattgtgagagcctcctcttaacaacacatgtaaacaatcctgtttcgcggCCGGTATCCTTCCAACGtggcggagactgtgatatcgagggaggggctttgtgctatgacgacaacttctcattctcaatatatcacgtgctccgacacgcagaagcggtgtctgattcatcatgaacgaactgagtcttttcaaaataaactttaatcagatcgcgaatcgcaccaaacgattcgtttacgaattagaatgatccgattgcagctgttctggagtcgaccactcactgattcaaatgaaccgtttagtgcaaGTCTCCAGAagttctggagactcgcactaaacggttcaagTAAGAACCGGCAAAGcttgtgagtgtgcgtgtgtctgatgttgctaaaagtaagttattaatgtcgaaatttaggattaattattgtaactgaaaatcatatttaggtcaaaattgtcagttgtttgggaactaaatccgctgtaaagagtgatctgtttaagcccactgaaatactccagtgcaaacgatgcagacacatcaatcagcgtctctgtgttttaggttaaaaaataaaataaaataaccttaaactaacacagattaaataaaataactcatgcatgtccaaattccccgctaccataatattaacagttttattaaaatgctgtttttatattgtgtatcaacagtaacgttatgcatatgtatattgtttggattaactagacgagtaacgttagacagacatgaatgtttattcataacagtactgaaaataagtaaatattgtagctgatgctaaatgtctagctaacaagcttgctggtgctaagttgaggtcatttttataaataatgtccaaatatttttattcaaccacctatatatatatatattacatctggggagaaaagaaaggatgcgatgttcagaacatggtaactacagtaattatcaaagaggggaagagatgcaccccttttggccaggggtgtttttacaccacagacaaggtttgagaaggaaaaaatcattatgaaaatataattatattttccttaaaatgttcttcctaacttcaggccttattatcatgtcatatataactgtgatgttctgtaaaaccacaaactttaaaacactttaaaacaaaagtccatatcaacaacaaaaatatatcttgactccatagtggttattttggaaaaaaatcccaggtattttgagcagtaggattttatatatatatatatatatatatatatatatatatatatatatatataaagtgctaatataaaattaaattagcctatataaaattgcaaacatctatctttcagtacttttttacttaagtacataaaaaatgagtacttttgtactttttgtaaaattgaaaaaggagtatttttacttttactggagtaatattttattatacgtatctgtacttttactcaagtttatttatttaattgtaactttttattcatcaaagaatcctgaaaaaagtatcacagattccaaaataatatttggtagcacaactattaatagttctaataataaatcatcatattttcatgatttctaaagatcatgtgacactgaagactggaggaatgatgctgaaaatacagcgcacatcacagaaatagattatattttaaagcatattaaaatagaaaccattattttatatattttattttgataatttagaattattacagaaatacaacctttttttgtttcaaacagttcattgaacaataataaatgaagtacctgaggctgacaatgaagtaaatgtataataattagcaaagatgattaatttagcgctgtaaacgcgcgtgtgaggggcggagacgcgccgcggagcgtcagacgcgcgtgaggaccaaacatagcagaatggtaggaaacttcactcttcttattatttctcatttagcgatttatttttagatacgtgatctgggtctttcatagatttgtagagttattatggagttattttttacattatttggtcgaagttttcagatcggcaattcggagcctgttcgcgactccgttgattcagatcggcacttcggagcctgttcgcgactcggttgattctcggcacttcggagcctgttcgcgacccggttgattcagatcgggacttcggagcctgttcgcgacccggttgattcagatcgggacttcggagcctgttcgcgactccgttgattcagatcggcacttcggagcctgttcgcgacccggttgattcagatcgggacttcggagcctgttcgcgactcggttgattcagatcggcacttcggggcatgttcgcgactcggttgattcagatcgggactacggagcctgttcgcgactcggttgattcagatcgggacttcggagcctgttcgcgaatcggttgattcagatcggcacttcggagcctgttcgcgactcggttgatttatcggcacttcggagcctgttcgcgactcgactcggttgattcagatcggcacttcggagcctgttcgcgactcggttgattcagatcggcacttcggagcctgttcgcgactcggttgattcagatcgggacatcggagcatgtatgtatatgtaggcctacattttcattaattgaaataaaaatctatttatgacaaatagattgaaatattaaaatgagagatgttaaaaaattatatattagtggtgggccgttatcgccgttaacgtgctgcgttaacgcgagactcttgtCGGcgaaaaaaaatatcgccgttaatgtattctcaaagttggattgggagctgggtctatactaagcaacctatgatgactttcaccttgatattttatataaccgactggctgaggcctattttgtagttttaacagtcaaaccaaaaattattcagacaccagatatatttttttgatatgtATAGCAAAACTTTAAtactgtgagaaatgttgaaggtgtctgaataaatggtttgattgtatatttcatttttacattgaagaatatttttttttttacatttaattatttagtttctgtaccttgacacctacaaacttgaaaaaaaaaaaaacttaaactttgtgtaatagcacaaataaataaaaataaacaaacatacaaattaaacaatttcaaatagggcccactggtacaaccttcaccggggccccgctGACCCGAGCTacgctcacgcctgtttcacacaaacTCCGTCTGCAGTCCGTGTGCATggatgtgtatgtggtgcagcacggactcgatgatgcattttggaaaccggagatgtacatttctaatgcaccgtctagcttgataaaccccttctcaaagacttactgtttgacATTCTGAATGCTgacggcagaattcgaatgagccattttaatctagattaatttcaagatcacagtgagattaatctagattaaaaaaattaatctatgcccacctctaatatatatatatatacatatatataagcctaacaaaaattattaatgcataaaattattaaaataaactaaaaaaatttaaatcaggaaaaaaagctaattcaaaatatttataaatactataatagttgaTAAATagaactaaaataacactgctcacATGAAAATATTGAGCTTTGTATTCCCGccctaaacaaaaaaacactacatgTCATATGGATTTTAGATCAATCATACTTCatgaaacactttttatttaaaaaatacagtacataaagtttttccataaaaaaaaaaaaaaaaaagcaaaataaaaatgccaatatTATAAACTTTCCTCTGAGCTAGTGATGCCCTCTGCTGGTCACTTCTAAAACTGGAGACACAAGACATGCATTTGAACAAAAGATTCAGATGAAACATCCAAtgcatttttttacaaaatggcAGTGGTGAAGTATGGGAAACAACAAATAACATGCTCTGCAAGTCATCTACACAGATATGATAACAGCGCTCAGATTAGACGTCCATCCACATCACCAGGCCAATTTTTTGGAAATAGATGAAGATAATTCTTATGCTCTGTAGAGGAGCTGCTGGATGTAGTTCTCTATACTTGTCATTGATACCTTGATCATTCAAGAACTTAGCTGAACATCAAAATATCTTTGAACTacttacagcatttatttcaaaatatgtagAAATCTAATACAAAGCTATAATATCAAGTGAAGCAGATGAAGCAGAGTAAACCTTGAACACATGGAAACTCTGGTGATTAGGAGTCACTGGGAAGTCCAAAGAGCTTGACGGTGCCTGCCTCTCGGTTGCTGTCATATTTGCCCTCTTTATCGTCGCAGGCGTACGCCAGCAGCGGTCTCTTCGGATGCCACGCCACGGTGAAGGTCGGAGACTCGCACTGAATCTCCCAGAGCTTCTCACCTACAGCAAGAACCCACAACGACAGACATCAGTCAGACAGAACACATGATTCAGCTCTCGTGATCAGGAGAAATGTGCCTGCTCACCCGTCTCTACTTCAGCGATGTCAATGAAATGATCCTCAGAAGCTGACGCCAGCATTTTCCCATCATGACTGAAACTAAGCGTCCGCACAGGCCAGTCCAGTCTGTGACGGGATTCAGAAATATTGACTATTATTTGCCATGAAAATAAGACAAACGTGCTTGTTTGTCAACAAATTACAATCAATGAACTTTcatctttgatgaattgaaagtgatacaaataataataataattccccaTTTCCTTTACAGTGAATATGTTAcaatttaaacatgaaaatatgtaataatattgttaaatatattattgatattttgaatccgcttgtatttttatatttctgattACTTGAGCTGTATGAAatgtaactattttatttttatgtttggctttaattttattctcagttttagtaattttactaacagcaacttttttttttagccgCCGAGGCAACTTCTTTAATTTAGTTTGTTTCCatctaaattttatttaatttcagactgacttcagttttaatcattttagctAATAACAACAACATTGCATCAACTGACgatgaaattaaattatgtaaaaattatgACACATGGCAAAATAAGTCAAACATTTTAAAtccaaacaagtttttttttttccaaaggtctattttaaaagtttttatgacataaaaagtgAAAACTATGTGATAGAGTCAAGTTAATTTTGACTATTTCAGAAGTCTATACAATAATTTGGACTTTATATCtaataattatgagataagtAGTCAAAATTATGTCATCTTTATTTCATAAAGACATAAAATGTAAGAGCTGACATGAAAAGGCAAAATTACATACCAAGTCATAGTTATGAAATAAAAAGCCCAATTTATGAGAGGTCAAAAAGCCATGATTATGaaacaaaatgctttattttaaaatgtctttatcacATTAAATGTAAAAGCTATGAGATGAAGTCAAAATGATGACATACCGAGTCATAATTTTGAGGTAAAAAGTCAATTTGTGAATCAAAGTCTTGATGAACTGACCTGGAGAAGCAGCGCACACACACCAGCTCCTCCACATCCCACAGACTGACCAGAGCATCTGCACTTCCTGTGGCAAAATACTTCCCCGTGGGATCGAATTTAATGCAGATGCAGTTGGACGGATGGGCATTAATGGACTGAATGAGCTTGAGATCAGGATAACTGAAACAAAGACAAACATggaaatcattaaaatgttctgCGCACAAACTCTGCGTCCTCTTAGAACTGCACCGACCATACCTTAATATATTAATACAGCCGTTTCCGTTCGTCAGGAAGAACATGTCATTGTCATTATTCCAGGAGATCTCGTTGACCTCAAACTTGAACTGCTCCTCTGCACGGGAACGGTGCGTTTTGGCATCAATGAAGGTCACGACGTCATCCTTGTTGCCGACAGCAATGGTCTGACCATCAGGACTCCAACAGATGTTGATATTCTCCCCTGAAACAGGTCAAAGAGAACCCCACATGGGAATAAACtcacttttaaaaaaagattcaaacattctctgatgctccagaaggaaacaagatgcattaagagctgggggtgaaaacttttggacatgatgaagatggccaaatttttcttattttgtcgaaatatatatttttttccatttagttctgctcttcgtaagcaacagaagatacttgtatgtttcccagagcacaaattaagtacaatttaccttgatcttcaaattccaaaagtttggtttattgaatcgaactgtctgaaagaactactggtgatcagAAAACCAAtgcaaacggttcttgactcatgaacgagtcattatctggctcggtgttcatcttcagttctctcttcacagcagttcagtcagtgtactgttttagtgcatgcattactccgggatattgggttgttttaactccgagggagtgtcagccacattaaaaaagttaacagcttaagtcatttgtggattaatgtgtattggagacgcaaactgttta
This DNA window, taken from Carassius auratus strain Wakin chromosome 14, ASM336829v1, whole genome shotgun sequence, encodes the following:
- the thoc3 gene encoding THO complex subunit 3, translating into MASSYYQEMQEVFRNNNKSREFQAHNAKVHSVAWSCDGKRLASGSFDKTASVFVLEKDRLVKENNYRGHGDSVDQLCWHPTNPDLFVTASGDKTIRIWDVRTTKCMATVSTKGENINICWSPDGQTIAVGNKDDVVTFIDAKTHRSRAEEQFKFEVNEISWNNDNDMFFLTNGNGCINILSYPDLKLIQSINAHPSNCICIKFDPTGKYFATGSADALVSLWDVEELVCVRCFSRLDWPVRTLSFSHDGKMLASASEDHFIDIAEVETGEKLWEIQCESPTFTVAWHPKRPLLAYACDDKEGKYDSNREAGTVKLFGLPSDS